Proteins found in one Paenibacillus sp. FSL R10-2782 genomic segment:
- a CDS encoding PaaI family thioesterase has protein sequence MDILRSLVEGEVNTFWEYLGCELIEADAKEVHIALQAGPQHTNVVGIVHGGVLTTLMDQAMGMVSMVSRNMELFVTTNLNVHFLSAMKQGRLEVKARILHQGGRTITTEAEVKDSEGTLGCMATATFRVLRKQPDHLDKA, from the coding sequence ATGGACATCTTGCGTAGTTTGGTAGAGGGTGAAGTAAATACATTTTGGGAGTATTTGGGCTGTGAATTGATCGAAGCTGATGCAAAAGAGGTACATATCGCTTTACAGGCTGGGCCACAACATACCAACGTGGTGGGTATTGTTCACGGTGGCGTACTCACAACATTGATGGATCAGGCGATGGGGATGGTTAGTATGGTTTCACGCAATATGGAATTATTTGTGACGACGAATCTGAACGTTCATTTTTTGTCAGCGATGAAACAAGGACGATTGGAGGTTAAGGCACGAATTCTCCATCAAGGGGGACGTACCATAACGACGGAGGCGGAAGTGAAGGATAGTGAAGGAACGCTCGGCTGCATGGCTACGGCGACATTCCGGGTATTGCGTAAACAACCAGATCATTTGGATAAGGCCTGA
- a CDS encoding S-layer homology domain-containing protein, with the protein MKKNKSVTAALLVICSLAVATSASAFRDIKGNEQEKIVSSLQNKGIIQGITKDKFAPDQSLTYAQGVHMVVNAMDLQVMPDFTTGSFANISSSAWYAKSYRIAAQHQIPLSPDIDPSTQMTREQFANILYKAVSATGEYPTVRMYINVADGKKLDQDSSEAVQFLLLTKIAKLDEKSNFNPERKVTRMEAAEMVYHASEFVQNHNPVESTPENPAEPSDPGQQNGISMSIEKANDQQNKITLTRLQAPNPGYGIEVDHIDYVDDTNAVIYYKLTSPKPGEMNIQVITDTQTSTLVDSKYKVTIKAVEGTVFPPSGSGTSVAQ; encoded by the coding sequence ATGAAAAAAAACAAAAGCGTGACAGCAGCTTTGCTCGTGATCTGTTCGTTGGCAGTGGCTACGTCAGCTTCTGCTTTTCGTGATATAAAAGGAAACGAGCAGGAGAAGATTGTAAGTTCGCTTCAGAACAAAGGCATTATTCAGGGCATTACCAAGGATAAGTTTGCGCCTGATCAATCACTTACGTATGCACAAGGGGTGCATATGGTCGTTAATGCGATGGATCTTCAGGTTATGCCGGATTTCACGACGGGTTCCTTCGCCAATATTTCGTCTTCGGCATGGTATGCCAAGTCCTATCGAATCGCAGCTCAACACCAAATTCCTTTGTCACCGGATATTGATCCAAGCACCCAGATGACAAGAGAACAATTCGCGAATATACTGTACAAAGCGGTTAGTGCAACCGGAGAATATCCAACAGTCCGCATGTACATTAATGTTGCGGATGGCAAGAAGCTGGACCAGGATTCAAGCGAAGCTGTTCAGTTCCTGTTGTTGACCAAAATTGCTAAATTGGATGAAAAGAGCAACTTTAATCCGGAACGTAAAGTAACCCGAATGGAGGCAGCGGAGATGGTCTATCATGCATCCGAATTTGTGCAAAATCATAATCCGGTTGAATCCACTCCAGAAAATCCGGCTGAGCCTTCAGATCCGGGCCAGCAAAATGGGATTAGTATGAGCATAGAGAAGGCAAATGATCAGCAGAACAAGATAACATTAACCCGTTTGCAGGCACCTAATCCCGGTTACGGCATTGAGGTCGATCATATCGACTACGTAGATGACACCAATGCAGTGATTTACTACAAGCTGACAAGTCCAAAGCCGGGGGAAATGAACATCCAGGTCATTACAGATACCCAGACAAGCACACTGGTGGACAGCAAGTATAAAGTGACGATTAAGGCGGTAGAAGGAACGGTTTTTCCTCCTTCAGGATCAGGCACCTCGGTAGCTCAATAA
- the argS gene encoding arginine--tRNA ligase: MLLPIAVQAISAHTGLEEKEISSLLEVPPQPEWGDVAFPCFMMAKKFRKAPQQIALELAEAISREEGLTASASGAYVNITLGRSVHIPLMLAELKKPEFFKPDLGHGQRVVIDMSSPNIAKPFGIGHLRSTVIGAALYRILGETGYVPMSVNHLGDWGTQFGKQIAAYKRWGNEEQLQQDPIGESLKLYVRFHEEAEHDPSLEDEGREWFRRLEHGDNEAQRLWEFFVEVSLREFNRMYERLNITFDHGLGESFYNDKMQTVVAQLRTKGLLEESDGALVVRLEDEELPPCLILKKDGTTIYPTRDLATAFYRHEVMKADRLLYVVGGEQQLHFRQVFAVLKRAGESWAERCEHVPFGLMRFAGEKMSTRRGKVVKLEEVLDEAVARALTIITQKNPDLQDQQEIAEDVGIGAIIFGDLKNNRLNEVDFSLEDALTFEGETGPYVQYTHARIRSLLEKAYAGAGTVDGSGIDVLMREHPVSDYTDASVEMLGDAGWALLKQLVRYQGQLERAARQLEPSVIARFALDTAQAFNRFYAKERIVDGGPWRIQLAEQTADILAHTLHLLGLKAPYQM; this comes from the coding sequence ATGCTATTGCCAATCGCTGTTCAAGCTATTTCCGCCCATACAGGCTTGGAGGAAAAGGAGATTTCCTCTTTATTGGAGGTACCGCCACAGCCAGAATGGGGAGATGTGGCGTTTCCCTGTTTTATGATGGCTAAAAAGTTTCGGAAGGCTCCACAGCAAATTGCGCTGGAACTGGCGGAAGCCATAAGCCGTGAAGAAGGACTGACTGCTTCGGCATCAGGGGCCTATGTAAATATAACTTTGGGGCGTTCTGTTCATATTCCACTGATGCTGGCTGAATTGAAGAAACCTGAATTTTTCAAGCCAGATCTCGGACACGGACAGCGGGTAGTGATTGATATGTCTTCGCCCAATATTGCCAAACCGTTTGGTATTGGTCATCTTCGCTCTACTGTCATCGGCGCCGCATTATACCGCATTCTCGGGGAAACAGGGTATGTTCCAATGAGTGTAAATCATCTGGGGGATTGGGGAACACAATTTGGTAAGCAAATTGCGGCTTATAAAAGATGGGGAAATGAGGAGCAGCTACAGCAAGATCCGATTGGAGAGTCACTTAAGCTGTACGTGCGTTTTCATGAGGAAGCCGAGCATGACCCGTCTTTGGAGGACGAAGGTCGAGAATGGTTCCGTCGTCTGGAACATGGAGATAATGAGGCTCAGCGGCTATGGGAGTTTTTTGTTGAAGTCAGCCTGCGTGAATTTAATCGCATGTACGAACGTCTGAACATTACATTCGACCATGGGCTGGGAGAGAGCTTTTACAATGATAAAATGCAGACGGTTGTTGCCCAATTAAGGACGAAAGGTTTGCTGGAAGAAAGCGACGGTGCGCTTGTGGTGCGTCTGGAGGATGAAGAACTGCCGCCTTGTCTGATTTTGAAAAAGGATGGGACGACCATCTATCCAACCCGTGATTTGGCTACGGCGTTCTACCGTCATGAGGTGATGAAAGCTGATCGTTTGCTGTACGTAGTAGGTGGAGAGCAGCAGTTGCATTTCCGGCAGGTATTTGCGGTGCTAAAGCGTGCAGGGGAGTCATGGGCAGAGCGGTGTGAGCATGTGCCGTTTGGTCTGATGCGTTTTGCAGGTGAAAAAATGTCCACAAGACGCGGCAAGGTCGTGAAGCTGGAGGAAGTGCTGGATGAAGCGGTAGCCCGCGCATTAACTATCATCACTCAGAAGAATCCCGATTTACAGGATCAACAGGAAATAGCCGAAGACGTCGGCATCGGGGCAATCATTTTTGGCGACTTAAAAAATAACCGCCTGAACGAAGTGGATTTCTCACTGGAAGATGCATTAACCTTTGAAGGTGAGACAGGTCCTTATGTACAATACACACATGCACGTATACGCAGTCTTTTGGAAAAAGCTTATGCTGGCGCTGGTACGGTGGATGGTTCTGGTATCGACGTTCTTATGAGGGAACATCCAGTATCTGATTACACCGATGCATCAGTTGAAATGCTGGGGGATGCAGGCTGGGCACTGCTTAAGCAGTTGGTTCGTTATCAGGGACAACTGGAACGTGCGGCTAGGCAACTGGAACCTTCGGTTATCGCGAGGTTTGCGCTGGATACGGCGCAGGCGTTCAACCGATTTTATGCCAAGGAACGGATCGTCGATGGTGGGCCGTGGCGCATTCAGTTGGCTGAACAAACTGCTGATATTTTGGCACATACGCTGCATCTTCTTGGCCTGAAAGCACCTTATCAGATGTAG
- a CDS encoding NUDIX hydrolase, with protein MDNERINEETQKASYNIKKYRTPDGAPADIVMFTLTKRERKTVTKTLPIRELKVMLIKRRSWPFAGRWALPGGFCQEDESIYGAAKRELLEETGVDGGHLEYLGVYSGPGRDPRGWIISHAFFALVEEWMLEQRQAADDASEVGLFTIREALEELELAFDHRDIIVDAYRKIQLQMLQTTIAKQFLPLHFTLGELYQVIQSVVPDFEEPNFIRKITSTRSRQGILEEVRDENGKPLSSNQYSQRPAQLYRFSDRVPRLSIYT; from the coding sequence ATGGATAACGAACGTATAAACGAAGAGACGCAGAAGGCGTCGTACAACATTAAGAAATATCGCACCCCGGATGGTGCTCCGGCAGATATCGTCATGTTCACCTTAACCAAGCGGGAGCGCAAGACGGTGACAAAGACGTTGCCGATCCGTGAGCTGAAGGTAATGCTTATCAAGCGTCGTAGTTGGCCGTTTGCCGGACGTTGGGCGTTGCCGGGGGGCTTTTGTCAGGAAGATGAATCCATTTACGGAGCTGCCAAGCGCGAGCTGTTAGAGGAAACCGGTGTGGACGGCGGTCATCTGGAGTACCTAGGTGTGTATAGTGGACCTGGGCGTGATCCGCGCGGGTGGATTATATCGCATGCGTTTTTTGCACTGGTAGAGGAATGGATGCTGGAGCAGCGGCAAGCGGCGGATGATGCTTCCGAGGTTGGGCTGTTCACGATCCGTGAAGCGCTGGAGGAATTAGAGCTGGCGTTTGACCACCGGGACATTATTGTGGATGCCTACCGAAAGATTCAGTTGCAAATGCTCCAGACGACGATAGCCAAGCAGTTTTTGCCTCTGCATTTTACATTGGGTGAGCTGTATCAGGTCATTCAAAGTGTCGTACCGGATTTCGAAGAGCCGAACTTTATTCGCAAAATAACGTCGACTCGCAGCAGACAGGGAATATTGGAAGAGGTACGGGACGAGAACGGCAAACCGCTCAGCTCCAATCAGTATTCACAGAGACCGGCACAGCTTTATCGTTTTAGTGACAGGGTGCCGCGGTTGTCTATCTACACTTAA
- a CDS encoding nicotinate phosphoribosyltransferase, translated as MQSTSLALHTDKYQINMMYAHWVNGSHQRKAVFEAYFRKLPFGNGYAVFAGLERIVNYIANLRFTEEDIRYLSEQEEKYDPMFLEALRQFRFGGTVHSMKEGALVFPNEPLVRVEGTIMETQLVETALLNFMNYQTLIATKASRIKQVASGDTLLEFGTRRAQEADAAIWGARAAYVAGFDATSNMLAGEHFGIPTKGTHAHSWVQTFMSEQEAFDVYAKVLPDQVTLLVDTFDTLESGVPHAIRTAKMLESQGKRMNSIRLDSGDLAYLSIQAREMLDTEGLDYVQIVASNDLDENTIFNLKAQGARIDVWGVGTQLITASDQPSLGGVYKLVEREVEGEMLPTIKISGNPEKVSTPGKKDVYRIIDKKKGRAVADYISFPDEDRPRNGKRLKLFNPLHPYMKKYVENYEAVPMLEPIFVNGQKVYELPGLDEIRAYHTSQLQLFWPEYLRKMNPEIYRVNLSEKVWGLKQKLIDSYMQPEVEEKE; from the coding sequence ATGCAGTCAACGAGCCTCGCATTACATACAGATAAATATCAAATTAATATGATGTACGCCCACTGGGTGAACGGAAGTCACCAGCGCAAAGCTGTGTTTGAGGCATATTTTCGCAAGCTACCTTTTGGAAACGGATATGCGGTGTTCGCAGGTCTGGAACGCATTGTGAATTATATTGCAAATCTGCGCTTTACAGAAGAGGATATCCGTTACCTCTCAGAGCAAGAGGAGAAGTATGATCCCATGTTTCTGGAGGCATTGCGCCAGTTTAGGTTTGGCGGAACCGTCCATTCGATGAAAGAAGGGGCGCTTGTTTTTCCGAATGAGCCTCTGGTACGCGTCGAAGGAACAATTATGGAAACACAACTGGTTGAGACAGCGTTGTTGAATTTTATGAACTACCAGACGCTGATTGCGACGAAGGCGTCGCGCATCAAGCAGGTTGCAAGCGGAGATACGCTGCTGGAATTTGGCACACGGCGGGCGCAGGAAGCAGATGCGGCGATTTGGGGAGCACGGGCAGCTTATGTAGCGGGCTTTGACGCAACTTCTAATATGCTGGCAGGTGAGCACTTTGGTATTCCGACCAAGGGAACACATGCTCATTCCTGGGTGCAGACCTTTATGAGCGAGCAGGAAGCTTTTGACGTGTATGCGAAGGTTTTACCGGATCAGGTCACACTGCTGGTGGATACCTTTGATACGCTGGAGAGTGGCGTTCCCCATGCGATTCGGACAGCGAAGATGCTGGAGAGTCAGGGTAAACGGATGAATTCGATCCGGCTGGATAGTGGTGACTTGGCTTATTTATCCATTCAGGCTCGGGAAATGCTGGATACCGAAGGGCTGGATTACGTACAAATTGTAGCCTCCAATGATTTGGATGAGAATACAATTTTCAACTTAAAGGCCCAAGGCGCGCGTATCGATGTATGGGGTGTGGGGACACAGCTCATTACAGCTTCGGATCAACCTTCATTGGGCGGGGTGTACAAGCTGGTCGAACGGGAAGTAGAAGGCGAAATGCTGCCGACGATTAAAATTTCGGGCAATCCGGAAAAGGTATCCACACCGGGCAAGAAGGATGTATATCGTATTATAGATAAGAAGAAAGGGAGAGCTGTTGCCGATTATATATCTTTTCCGGACGAAGACCGTCCGCGCAATGGAAAGCGGCTGAAACTCTTTAACCCGTTGCATCCGTACATGAAGAAGTATGTGGAAAATTACGAGGCAGTTCCGATGCTGGAGCCTATTTTCGTAAATGGGCAGAAAGTGTATGAACTTCCCGGTCTGGATGAAATTCGCGCATACCATACTTCCCAGCTGCAACTGTTCTGGCCGGAATATTTGCGGAAAATGAACCCTGAAATTTACCGTGTAAATCTCAGTGAAAAGGTATGGGGGCTGAAACAAAAGCTGATCGACAGCTATATGCAGCCAGAAGTGGAAGAAAAGGAATAG
- a CDS encoding four-helix bundle copper-binding protein — translation MKHSYQQCVDACLECMNACNVCYVASLKEYDLAMLRECIRVSRECAEICGFAAQMLERGKEFAEQICELCAKACEVCATECSKHSPEHCEQCAEACRRCVQTCRQMVAV, via the coding sequence ATGAAACATTCATACCAACAATGCGTGGATGCTTGCCTGGAGTGTATGAACGCTTGCAACGTTTGTTATGTGGCGAGCTTGAAGGAATATGATTTGGCTATGCTGCGCGAGTGTATTCGAGTGAGCCGGGAATGTGCAGAAATATGCGGGTTTGCCGCTCAAATGTTGGAACGTGGAAAGGAATTTGCCGAGCAAATTTGTGAGTTATGTGCCAAAGCCTGTGAAGTATGTGCTACTGAATGCAGTAAGCACTCCCCTGAGCATTGCGAGCAATGTGCAGAAGCCTGCCGCCGTTGTGTTCAGACTTGCCGCCAAATGGTGGCTGTGTAA
- a CDS encoding YlbF family regulator, which produces MTEERLQQSKLQPAARQHDHLVNRDMILAKAQELAGILGNSEEVQVFRKAEDKIRDHERIQHLITAMKKKQKEIVAFESLKNQTMIAKIEAELQELQEELDGIPIVTEFQQSQVEINELLQMVIMAIRDTVAEKVNVEEGKSTSSSNCSD; this is translated from the coding sequence GTGACAGAGGAGCGGTTGCAACAGTCAAAGCTTCAACCGGCGGCGCGCCAGCATGATCATTTGGTCAATCGCGATATGATATTGGCGAAAGCCCAAGAGTTGGCGGGTATTTTGGGCAACAGTGAGGAAGTGCAGGTATTTCGGAAAGCAGAAGATAAAATTCGCGATCATGAGCGCATCCAGCATCTGATTACAGCGATGAAGAAAAAGCAAAAGGAAATTGTAGCCTTCGAATCCTTGAAGAATCAAACCATGATTGCCAAAATAGAGGCCGAGCTTCAGGAGCTTCAAGAAGAGCTTGACGGTATTCCGATTGTAACGGAGTTTCAACAAAGCCAGGTAGAAATTAATGAGCTGCTGCAAATGGTTATCATGGCAATTCGTGATACAGTTGCCGAAAAGGTGAATGTAGAAGAGGGAAAAAGTACTTCTTCCTCCAATTGCAGTGACTAG
- a CDS encoding MogA/MoaB family molybdenum cofactor biosynthesis protein, translating to MNISSVDEHRREAPQQVSCMVVTVSDTRTLETDTGGRLLVDLLETNGYQVVRYVIVKDDYVGIRELVSEAAERDDIEAVLLTGGTGISPRDTTYEAVSSLLDKELPGFGEIFRYLSFAEDIGSAAILSRAVAGTVGRTAVFSMPGSRGAVRLAMERIIIPELRHVMREIYK from the coding sequence ATGAATATATCTTCTGTAGATGAGCATCGGCGGGAGGCCCCGCAGCAGGTTAGCTGCATGGTTGTAACCGTCTCCGATACCCGTACGCTGGAAACAGATACCGGTGGGCGCTTACTGGTGGATCTGTTGGAAACGAACGGCTATCAGGTGGTCCGATATGTTATCGTCAAAGACGACTATGTTGGTATCCGGGAACTGGTATCCGAAGCCGCAGAACGCGATGACATTGAGGCTGTTCTTCTGACAGGCGGCACCGGTATTTCCCCGCGAGATACAACGTATGAGGCCGTATCCTCCTTGCTGGATAAGGAACTGCCCGGATTCGGGGAAATCTTCCGTTATTTAAGCTTTGCAGAGGATATTGGTTCTGCAGCGATATTGAGTCGTGCTGTAGCTGGCACCGTGGGCCGCACAGCCGTATTTTCAATGCCAGGCTCACGTGGAGCCGTCCGTTTGGCGATGGAGCGCATTATTATACCTGAGCTGCGGCATGTCATGAGGGAAATTTACAAATAA
- a CDS encoding isochorismatase family cysteine hydrolase, whose protein sequence is MKALIVIDYTNDFVDGSLPVGQPAIELDDRMAAITQLYVDQGDFVVMAVDLHEENDLYHPESKLFPPHNIRGTGGRDLYGKLHNLYATQSDSIYWMDKTRYSAFAGTDLELRLRERGITEVHLIGVCTDICVLHTAVDAYNKGFAITVYKDAVASFNQAGHDWALGHFQGSLGADVWSAEDTILRQKK, encoded by the coding sequence ATGAAGGCATTGATTGTTATTGATTACACGAATGATTTTGTGGACGGCAGTCTGCCTGTAGGCCAACCGGCAATTGAGCTGGATGATCGGATGGCAGCTATTACGCAGTTGTATGTGGATCAGGGGGACTTTGTCGTAATGGCAGTGGATCTGCATGAGGAAAATGATCTTTATCACCCGGAAAGCAAGCTGTTTCCTCCACATAATATTCGTGGAACCGGGGGACGAGATTTGTATGGCAAGCTCCATAACCTCTATGCTACACAGAGTGATTCCATCTATTGGATGGATAAAACACGATACAGCGCCTTTGCTGGCACGGATCTGGAACTCAGGTTGCGTGAACGTGGTATTACGGAAGTTCATTTGATCGGTGTCTGTACGGATATATGTGTACTGCATACGGCTGTAGACGCTTATAACAAAGGTTTTGCGATTACGGTATACAAGGACGCTGTGGCGAGCTTTAATCAGGCTGGACATGATTGGGCTTTGGGTCATTTTCAGGGCAGTCTCGGAGCCGACGTATGGTCGGCTGAGGATACGATTTTACGCCAGAAGAAGTAA